A segment of the Toxotes jaculatrix isolate fToxJac2 chromosome 2, fToxJac2.pri, whole genome shotgun sequence genome:
AACTAAAGTAGTGACTCCAATAGTGAATTTGCAGCAACcaaaagaaaatagagaaattAACAAAAATCTATACTCAACctgagtatatatatattgttttatttcacatcaAGCTGAATGTACAGACACGAGCAGTGGAATGCTCCAGTTACGCTGGagacaaatataaatacaaaacactgaTACTAGTGATACGAAATTATACTAAAAATCAGTCAATCAAAAACACTTcaatgataaaataaatgattacAGACGAAACGTCAGCAATTCACACTGTGCATGAGGTAATGTGAGTCAGCATACCTTTCTTTGTCATATTAAAAATTCCCCAGCAGGTAGCTTCAGTAGTACAATGCAAAGGGGAATTAACTGACACATAATGATGAACATGAAGGCCTTTCAAAGCCACGAGGCATCCTGATCCTGCCATACTTAACTGCATTATCGGCAGCTTTACTGATTTAGGATATTCTCCAGTGGAAGAGATTTGATTCATTTGAGGATGGCTTTAAAGCTCTGTTACATGCCCcattctccatttctctctttgcaTGAGAAAGTATGTTCCATTAAAACTCAACTGCAAAACACAGGACGTAAATGCGGTTGTGTGCATAACTCACTGATCAAGCCTTATTCCAAACAGGTTCACTGTTAAACTCAAGATAAATGATTAAAGCTATACAAACACAACTATACCTGCCAAAATGTTTTGGTAGACCTTACCATCTGTGACATTTCACAAGCTGTGAATTTCATTTGAACATTTCAGAGCCAATTTTTGCACTGGAGTTTGATGTAACACATTCGCTCACacaaggagagaaacagaaaaaggcaCATCTTGGGGCGCTCTTTAAAGTAGCAATGTCAAAAGCCTACAAATGATAAAGCCCAAAATGTACAATCCTTCACTTACATTAATAGTGCAAATGGCACTAAACATGCCCAGGGTTATTTATAAATAAACCATCATTAGTGCTACTGCTTGGCAATAGCACAGATTGGATAATCTTTCTACCCCATAAGATAAACTGATCattcaaaaacataaagcttACCTGTTCTGAGGTAACATCACAAATTATGCTTCAAGAAAAACTGCTTAATATCAATATCGTATTAGCAAGTAGCTAACAACAAAAACTATCTCTAAGAAGCTTAAAAGCTATTCACAGTCTGGCTTAATGGACAAAAAAGATCCCTATTTTATCAAGATGTCTAGTAGTTGTTAAAGGTGCAAAAACATGGAGTTTTTTTCACAACTGCAACAGAGCTTAAAGTGTTACgtataataaattaaaatatctgCTTGTTAGAtcagtgtgtttaaatgtttctcAGTGAGGAAATAATAATTCAGAGGGTGGAGTGCACATAAAATGCAAAGAGGTTAGGAATAGTACAGCTGGTGCATGTTTAATAGCGCTGAGCCCAGTGAAGCTACCTATTCTAAACCTGTTTTGAGGTTAGCCGTAGGGTTTAACTAAGCATCTTGTGGCGGTCGAAAACAGTCTTGCGCTGTTCCTGGACCTGCTTTTTCCAGCGCTGCTGCGCTCCCTCGACCCGTTCCAGGACTGTGTTTCCTCTCGCCTGGCTGCTGTCCACCTGCGGACGCAtctcctgaacacacacacacacacacacacacaaaaaccaagaACACATTAAATCAGCAACTTCACATTCAACTGAAATTGAATAAATGTGTGCACTGTATGTGCTGAAGCATATATGTGTTGTTTATTTGAATAGTTACCTCAGAGTCCTCCTCATTGTGCAGTGGCTGGGTGTAGGGGTCATGTTTGCGGATAAGAGGATCAACCAGTAGCAGAAAGAGCATGTAGAGCAGCAGTGCCCCCACAACAGACAGGTAAATGATGATGGTTACCTGAGATAAACAGGACAGAGAAAACTTAGGAATCAACCTCTAAGAGCATTGTGTTGTGCTCAGAACTTTGTAAGtaaattgtattttttgttttatttgttaattaaTGTGACAGCCATGCTGTTGGTTGGGTGTAAGACAAATTCTTGGGCATTTTTCAGGACAAAACTTTGATGGAAAGTTAGCTTTTCCATTTCTTCCTAGATGATACATGTCAGTTGAAGTGGTGAGTTCTCTGCAAATGTTGACATCTCCTGCATGCTTTTCTCCCAAAACATTCTCCATTTGATTAAGCAGACAAAGTAAACAGACTTCATAATATTAGACATAATGTGTTTTGTGACATACAGTCATAGTACGATGAAGCaagaaatctgtttttctgtttctctttctgaaagaaaaaagtcctGACAAAAGTCCTGTGGTACCTTGATGGTGTTGCTGCTTCGTTCCTCGTACTTGCACTCACACAACAGGCAGTAGGCCTCAACGTCATGTCCAGGCACCGGCATGGGCTCCACTACATGGAGGCAGTTACTGTAAAACACATCAAAACTCTGCACTGAGTAGTGTCCATGTATTCAACATTTCTACACAGCTGACAAACACATTGGCATAGTGAAACGTTTTACTAAAGTTAGACTCTGTTGTCCTATAGAGCAAAAACACAGTATGACTTGTGACTGTAAGTATAAATAGAGGATTTCTCTTACCAATCCTTCTGGGTCACATTCCGGTTATATATGTGGCCAGTGATGTTTCTGTATGGAGGGCAGATGCACTTGCAGCGAACATCCTCAAAGCTCTGCAATTTTTAAGAAAATTGGGTCAAAGTGGGCCCAAACTAAGCCACCTGATTACTTAAAACCTCAtctattttttctttaagcagTAGCTCTTTTGTTGTCCTATTAGAAGAATTTAGTTGTACAACATGATCACTACTACCAAAGGGGAAGGAAGCTTATTGACAACCACCCCTGGGATTCTGTTGTGTTCACAAAgttaaatttaagacttttaaaGACCTTTTCAATGCCACATGGAAAGAAATTTAATACCCACTTCATGGACACACCGCTAAAATATGAAAGATAGCGATGAAAACTAATAAGCATAGGACCTACAGTGACTTACCAAGGGTGTTAATTTACTGACATTTTGCCAGTGGTGTATAACAACAATTTCTAATAATTAAATAACTACTGGCTTAACACACATCCTAGACCTGGACAATCAGTCCAAAATGGAttgatgaatggatggatgaaattaattttaaaatccaCGTGAATTTTTCACAAGTCTGGAATAATAATTCCAGCTTTCAATGTCTAAAATCACATACCAAAACATGTTACAGCTAACATTACTACCTAGGGCAAGCTACAAAATatgttattaatattataaatTCATTTGAAGGCTTTTTAACACCTTTGAAGGCCCCCTTTTTTTGTGAGGAAACTGAAATAAACGCTTTCAAGACTGTTCAAG
Coding sequences within it:
- the tmem9 gene encoding transmembrane protein 9; amino-acid sequence: MSGQEGSWTFTVAAVVAVFLLDAAVFAQAKSFEDVRCKCICPPYRNITGHIYNRNVTQKDCNCLHVVEPMPVPGHDVEAYCLLCECKYEERSSNTIKVTIIIYLSVVGALLLYMLFLLLVDPLIRKHDPYTQPLHNEEDSEEMRPQVDSSQARGNTVLERVEGAQQRWKKQVQEQRKTVFDRHKMLS